One Blastocatellia bacterium DNA window includes the following coding sequences:
- a CDS encoding FHA domain-containing protein codes for MNQNITPLNAMKEFLQETVKANYYLSFDDLYPETIIREIQTQLAENHFQWIDNTIYVPNLLIILAPASNPDKIEELEVIFNSVVFIKYLYEYMTEMGYKLFDFVKIDIETLETIKETNLKFYWPSPEEVREDFTVLLNKPEGKILQVFAPQAEIPSLARLSALNGDPYRSDYLITKQTTYLGRLRNVTDRETSHMIRRNDFIFARHPDPESVNSSVSRLHAKIVYEEGNFILYDTGSANGTSITRQEEIIELPRAEITGQNLLDNDLILLGSAQIKFTLVSNEEAANLVTMPQERSSFEESEYLEENTKSVDDTFNMSRKEIKAALKDMQDKK; via the coding sequence ATGAATCAAAATATCACGCCATTAAATGCAATGAAAGAATTTTTACAAGAAACTGTTAAAGCAAACTATTACCTTTCTTTTGATGATCTTTATCCAGAAACAATCATAAGAGAAATTCAAACACAGTTAGCAGAAAACCACTTTCAATGGATTGATAATACAATCTATGTCCCTAATTTGCTTATAATTCTAGCACCTGCCTCTAACCCAGATAAAATAGAAGAATTAGAAGTTATTTTTAATTCTGTTGTATTTATTAAGTATCTTTATGAGTATATGACAGAAATGGGATATAAGCTTTTTGATTTTGTCAAAATTGATATAGAAACTTTAGAGACAATTAAAGAAACTAACTTAAAATTTTACTGGCCCTCCCCAGAAGAAGTTAGAGAAGACTTTACAGTTTTATTAAATAAGCCTGAAGGAAAAATTCTCCAAGTCTTTGCACCTCAAGCCGAAATACCTTCTTTAGCTCGGCTTTCTGCATTAAATGGTGATCCTTATCGAAGTGATTACTTAATAACTAAACAAACAACTTACCTTGGCAGACTTAGAAATGTTACTGATCGTGAAACCAGCCATATGATAAGGCGAAACGATTTTATTTTTGCTCGTCATCCTGACCCAGAATCGGTAAACAGTTCTGTTTCCCGTCTTCATGCAAAAATTGTTTATGAAGAAGGAAATTTTATCCTCTATGACACAGGTAGTGCTAATGGTACTTCTATAACTCGTCAAGAGGAAATCATTGAACTACCTAGAGCAGAAATAACAGGTCAAAATTTATTAGACAATGATCTAATTTTACTTGGCTCAGCACAGATTAAATTTACTCTAGTTTCAAATGAAGAAGCTGCTAACCTAGTAACTATGCCTCAAGAAAGATCCTCTTTTGAAGAGTCTGAATACTTAGAAGAAAATACAAAATCTGTTGATGATACTTTTAATATGTCTCGTAAGGAGATAAAAGCAGCATTAAAAGATATGCAGGATAAAAAATAA
- a CDS encoding 3',5'-cyclic-nucleotide phosphodiesterase, with the protein MKIQLLAGGGTNPKEQYLTSFLINNNLAVDAGALPLALSRQEQLAIRHIFITHSHLDHLAGLPLMLDNVFTEIEQVIWVYAIEETVQALRNHIFNNIIWPDFSSFKNSFNVSLQFQEITPGQIVKIDDLEIIAMPVNHTVPTVGLIIKDFNSAVVISGDTTSTEDLWNKSKEILELKAAFIECSYPDRLSDLALKYGHLSPNLLLAEYKKLSKSIPCFAYHIKPSHFEEVVMQLKMLESEKILVANPGQIYDF; encoded by the coding sequence ATGAAGATACAATTGCTAGCAGGTGGAGGTACTAACCCAAAAGAGCAGTACCTAACCTCTTTTTTAATAAACAATAATTTGGCAGTTGATGCTGGGGCTTTACCTCTAGCACTTAGTCGGCAAGAACAATTAGCAATTCGCCATATTTTTATTACGCATTCCCATTTAGATCATCTAGCAGGACTACCTTTAATGCTAGACAATGTTTTTACAGAAATAGAACAAGTGATCTGGGTTTATGCAATTGAAGAAACTGTTCAAGCACTAAGAAACCACATTTTTAATAATATTATTTGGCCTGATTTTAGTAGTTTTAAGAATAGTTTTAATGTAAGTTTACAATTTCAGGAAATAACTCCTGGTCAAATAGTAAAAATTGATGATCTTGAAATAATAGCTATGCCGGTGAATCATACCGTTCCAACAGTTGGATTGATCATTAAAGATTTTAATAGTGCTGTGGTTATTTCTGGAGATACAACTAGCACAGAAGATCTTTGGAATAAATCTAAGGAGATTTTAGAATTAAAAGCAGCTTTTATTGAATGTTCCTATCCTGATAGATTAAGTGATCTTGCCTTAAAGTATGGGCATTTATCCCCAAATTTACTACTTGCAGAATATAAAAAGCTATCTAAATCTATTCCCTGTTTTGCTTATCATATAAAACCATCGCATTTTGAAGAAGTAGTAATGCAGTTAAAAATGTTAGAGTCAGAAAAA